The following proteins come from a genomic window of Brevibacillus antibioticus:
- a CDS encoding DUF2277 domain-containing protein, translating into MCRNIKTLFNFDPPATEDEIQAAALQFVRKLSGFNTPSKVNEEAFHRAVQEVSVVAKNLLDSLVTNAEPRNREVEIERARARNAKRFGMTE; encoded by the coding sequence ATGTGTCGAAACATCAAAACCTTATTCAACTTCGACCCACCCGCGACAGAAGATGAGATTCAAGCAGCAGCCCTGCAATTCGTACGAAAGCTCTCGGGCTTCAACACGCCTTCGAAGGTCAATGAAGAGGCTTTTCACCGCGCGGTCCAAGAGGTTTCTGTTGTTGCGAAAAATCTCTTGGATTCGCTCGTGACGAATGCAGAGCCACGCAATCGAGAAGTCGAAATCGAGCGTGCTCGCGCGAGAAACGCCAAACGGTTTGGCATGACAGAGTAG